The DNA segment TGTCGGTGCTGGATGCGGAGGACTTGCGGCCGCGGCTCTGCTGGCCAAAGAAGGGTTCGCTGTCACTGTGCTGGAAAAAAATCCCGCGCCGGGAGGCCGGGCGCGGGTCATGAAAACCCACGGATTCACTTTTGACCTGGGTCCTTCCTGGTACTTAATGCCAGAGGTCTTTGAACGCTTTTTCGCGCTTTTTGGCAAAACCCCGGCTGACTATTACCAACTGCAAAGGCTTGATCCTAATTATCGGGTCTTCTTTGGCGATTCGGCACATGATCTCCCCGCTGACCGGCAAAAAGTCGGGGAGCTTTTTGAACAACTCGAGCCCGGAGGGAAACAAAAACTGGAAAGGTACCTCAAGAACGCGACCTATCAATATGACATAGCAATGAAAGATTTTATCGGCCGGGAATACCGATCCTTGCTTGATCTTCTAAATTGGCGGATCATCTCCCAAGGGCCAAGGCTTCATGTTTTTGAAGGGCTCGACCGCTATGCCAGGCGTTTTTTTTCCAGCAAGCGGCTCCGGCAGATCCTGGAATACACCGTTGTTTTTCTGGGCGGGTCGCCGCAAAACACTCCGGCTCTTTACTCAATCATGTCACACGTCGATTTCAACCTTGGGGTCTGGTATCCGGACAAAGGGATCGGAGCAGTCCCGGAAGCTCTCTGCCGGCTTGGGGCTGAGCTTGGGGTCAAGGTCCTCTGCGGACACAATGTCTTGCAAATTGGAACAAACGGCCGGACCGCGACCAAGGTCGTGACCGATCAAGGGGAATTTGCCGCCGACATTGTCCTGATCAACGCCGATTATCAACATGCCGAAAGCTCCCTGCTGGCCAAAGAGGCGGTCTCCTATCCGCCGCGCTATTGGGCAAGCCGAAAAATGGGGCCGTCCGCCGTTTTGCTTTATATCGG comes from the Candidatus Margulisiibacteriota bacterium genome and includes:
- the crtI gene encoding phytoene desaturase, with protein sequence MPKKEVVIVGAGCGGLAAAALLAKEGFAVTVLEKNPAPGGRARVMKTHGFTFDLGPSWYLMPEVFERFFALFGKTPADYYQLQRLDPNYRVFFGDSAHDLPADRQKVGELFEQLEPGGKQKLERYLKNATYQYDIAMKDFIGREYRSLLDLLNWRIISQGPRLHVFEGLDRYARRFFSSKRLRQILEYTVVFLGGSPQNTPALYSIMSHVDFNLGVWYPDKGIGAVPEALCRLGAELGVKVLCGHNVLQIGTNGRTATKVVTDQGEFAADIVLINADYQHAESSLLAKEAVSYPPRYWASRKMGPSAVLLYIGLNKKIPGLRHHNLYLDPSWDEHFKTLFDRPAWPKHFSYYVSCPSKTDPSVAPPGGETIFVLVPVAAGLEDTPQIRQKYFDQVIAHLEKLTGEEIRSSIVYQQTFAQKAFTQAYNAYKGTALGLSHTLFQTALFRPAHRSKRIANLYYTGSYTHPGIGLPMVLISAQIVGREITNNHA